In Primulina huaijiensis isolate GDHJ02 chromosome 6, ASM1229523v2, whole genome shotgun sequence, a single window of DNA contains:
- the LOC140978291 gene encoding MMS19 nucleotide excision repair protein homolog isoform X2 codes for MGDSTECVKHIELYVNSSATSLQQEASVNAIATLLKNDMLNIETLVREMEMYLTTTDHIIRSRGILLLAEVLAKLTSKPLTDTSIHSLIGFFSERLADWKASRGAIVGCLALLGRKKEVGMVTDSEAKAVALSYLQNLQVQALGQHDRKLSFRLMECILDDYACAIRDLGDVLLYGICEAIDEEKDPDCLVLVFHIIESLAKLYPDPSGPLSKFAQDLFEILGSYFPIHFTHRKGEDDDNKREELSRALLLAFASTPLFEPFSMPLLLEKLSSSLPSAKVESFRYISYCTTQYGSERMVKYAQALWSSVKEATFISPQSTVSAESELMGGMGFQDNDMMTQAFVLLQEVMQQDIIFTNLVLSDKDINIFVNSLIESADFGDISLLLRQKLHAAGHILSVCAKSSAASCNKVFESYFPLLMNALGISPAKPSQKSYLDDDCSLFKLNFGALYLCTEFLGACRCLTVSFDNFTLVSDFANQTWCAMLHRFSGPLMKGFISFLGSNIVDGGHNAFVYLCVKGLQTLSTFPESFVPVSKPLYDCSLLMLVSIVTSEINKTFSWTSALKALVEIGLFIDKCPDSGRASSYKSTVVEKIVFLISSGDITTSSSLKLQAAYDIGATRKEFMVRIVQGLDEAIAVHFSAAYELGNLESDKLATKLLDTYSNKVLPWFLETGDSEEIPIKFALGIWANIENSRCINPRPPNNASNLLGATMTAMKKAVGCCTVEGQEMIINKSYELLLESNCFESMGFQSDNCSSKLKGLQQNHNFGSSTYRYEWLISLFASVVIALRPQTCIPNGKMMVQLFISAILNGHVSSAHALSALVNKLPSKITGINSFRSISLEEVLDMIFGSFFRTSSNGSMSGNDGHEINFSGLKLDTLRIQSAKSNVVIGLAWIGKALLMRGHVKVKDITMTLLDLLMLDGNIGDSNQLQEWTEVCDEEYVPQLMKCAADSFHIIMSDSEECLNRRYHAVIRPLYKQRFFSSVIPILSSLVVKSESSSVRSMLYRAFAHVVSDAPLTAILSEAKKLIPILLDCLSILSMDVLDKDIIYNMLLVVSGLLTDRNGEEVVIGNAPRIINQLIDLTAYSQSMAIRETAIQCLVAMSELPHTRIYPLKTQVLQSISKALDDPKRIIRQEAVRCRSAWASV; via the exons ATGGGTGATTCAACCGAGTGTGTTAAGCATATCGAGTTGTACGTCAACTCCTCCGCGACTTCGCTTCAACAG GAAGCAAGTGTCAATGCAATTGCTACGCTGCTGAAAAATGATATGTTGAACATAGAAACACTT GTCAGGGAGATGGAGATGTATTTGACTACTACAGACCATATTATCCGTTCTCGTG GAATTCTCCTCCTGGCTGAAGTTTTGGCAAAACTAACATCGAAGCCCCTAACTGATACTTCAATACATAGTCTGATAGGATTCTTCTCTGAAAGATTG GCAGATTGGAAAGCATCGCGTGGAGCAATTGTTGGTTGCTTGGCATTGTTGGGGAGAAAAAAGGAAGTTGGTATGGTAACTGATAGTGAAGCAAAGGCTGTGGCTCTCTCTTATCTCCAGAATCTGCAGGTGCAGGCATTGGGACAGCATGACAGGAAG CTAAGCTTCCGACTTATGGAATGTATATTAGATGATTATGCTTGTGCAATTAGGGATTTG GGAGATGTGCTTCTTTACGGAATCTGTGAAGCTATTGATGAGGAAAAAGATCCTGATTGCTTGGTGCTCGTGTTTCATATAATTGAAAGTCTCGCCAAACTATATCCCGATCCATCTGGCCCTCTATCAAAATTTGCACAGGATTTGTTCGAAATTTTGGGAAGTTACTTTCCCATCCATTTTACACAT CGGAAAGGTGAGGATGATGATAATAAGAGAGAGGAGCTTTCAAGGGCATTATTG CTGGCATTTGCTTCTACACCCCTTTTCGAACCATTCTCTATGCCCTTGCTATTAGAGAAATTATCTTCATCTCTGCCATCAGCTAAG GTGGAGTCATTTAGGTATATAAGCTATTGCACAACACAATATGGATCAGAGAGAATGGTCAAATATGCTCAAGCTCTTTGGTCTTCTGTAAAAGAAGCTACATTTATTTCACCTCAATCTACTGTTTCCGCGGAGTCTGAATTGATGGGTGGAATGGGATTTCAGGACAATGATATGATGACGCAGGCTTTTGTACTACTGCAAGAGGTTATGCAGCAAGACATTATATTTACTAACTTAGTTCTGAGTGATAAAGACATCAACATATTTGTGAACTCCCTGATTGAGTCTGCGGATTTCGGTGACATTTCTTTACTTCTCAGGCAGAAATTACATGCAGCTGGTCATATTCTGTCAGTTTGTGCTAAATCCTCGGCTGCATCGTGCAATAAGGTCTTCGAGAGTTATTTTCCTCTCCTGATGAATGCTTTAGGGATTTCCCCGGCTAAACCATCTCAAAAGAGCTACTTAGACGATGATTGTTCTCTTTTCAAACTTAATTTTGGAGCCCTCTATCTCTGTACTGAATTTCTAGGTGCATGCAGATGTCTGACAGTATCCTTCGATAATTTCACCTTGGTTTCTGATTTTGCCAATCAGACATGGTGTGCAATGCTTCACAGATTCTCTGGGCCACTAATGAAGGGATTCATTTCTTTCTTAGGATCAAATATTGTTGACGGTGGACATAATGCCTTTGTATATCTTTGCG TGAAGGGTTTGCAAACTCTGTCCACTTTTCCAGAAAGCTTTGTCCCAGTATCCAAGCCCTTGTATGACTGTAGTTTGTTGATGTTGGTATCAATTGTTACTTCTGAGATCAATAAGACATTCTCGTGGACTTCAGCTTTGAAGGCACTGGTGGAGATTGGCTTGTTTATTGATAAATGTCCAGACTCTGGGAGAGCTTCATCCTATAAGAGTACTGTTGTCGAGAAGATTGTTTTCCTGATATCTTCTGGTGATATAACTACTTCTTCATCACTTAAATTGCAAGCAGCCTATGACATAGGAGCAACAAGGAAAGAATTTATGGTCAGAATTGTTCAAGGGTTGGATGAGGCCATAGCTGTCCATTTTTCTGCAGCTTAT GAACTTGGGAATCTTGAGTCCGATAAGTTGGCGACCAAGCTTCTTGATACTTATTCTAATAAGGTGCTTCCATG GTTTCTTGAAACCGGGGATTCTGAGGAAATTCCAATTAAGTTTGCGCTCGGTATCTGGGCCAACATCGAAAATAGTAGGTGTATCAACCCCAGACCTCCAAACAATGCAAGT AATCTTCTTGGTGCAACCATGACGGCAATGAAGAAGGCTGTTGGGTGCTGTACAGTGGAAGGCCAGGAGATGATTATAAATAAATCTTATGAACTACTCCTTGAAAGCAACTGTTTTGAGTCAATGGGATTCCAATCTGACAATTGTTCCTCAAAATTGAAAGGGCTCCAGCAAAATCACAATTTTGGCTCTTCCACATATAGATATGAATGGCTCATTTCCTTATTTGCTTCAGTTGTTATAGCCCTCCGTCCTCAGACGTGCATACCAAATGGAAAAATGATGGTGCAGCTATTCATCTCAGCCATCCTCAATGGCCATGTTTCATCAGCTCATGCTTTGAGTGCTTTAGTTAATAAACTACCTTCAAAAATCACAGGAATAAATTCGTTTAGAAGCATCAGCCTGGAAGAGGTCTTGGACATGATATTTGGTAGTTTCTTCAGGACTTCCAGCAATGGCAGTATGTCTGGAAATGATGGACATGAAATTAATTTTAGTGGTTTGAAACTAGATACTTTAAGGATTCAGTCAGCTAAAAGTAATGTTGTGATTGGGTTAGCATGGATTGGTAAAGCGTTACTAATGAGGGGCCATGTGAAGGTAAAAGATATAACAATGACTTTGTTAGATCTATTGATGTTGGATGGCAACATTGGGGACTCAAACCAGTTGCAGGAATGGACTGAAGTTTGTGATGAGGAATATGTTCCTCAGCTGATGAAGTGTGCGGCAGATTCATTTCATATTATCATGAGTGATTCCGAAGAATGTTTGAATCGAAGATATCACGCAGTCATACGACCTCTCTACAAGCAGCGGTTTTTCAGTTCCGTGATACCCATATTATCGTCCTTGGTTGTAAAATCTGAGTCATCATCTGTTAG ATCAATGCTATATCGAGCATTTGCACATGTTGTGTCAGATGCTCCCCTGACGGCTATTCTCAGTGAAGCCAAAAAG CTGATTCCTATATTGTTGGATTGCTTGTCCATCTTGAGCATGGATGTTCTGGATAAGGATATTATCTACAACATGTTACTAGTTGTATCTGGATTATTGACAGACAGAAATG GAGAAGAAGTTGTCATCGGAAATGCACCAAGAATAATCAATCAACTTATTGATCTTACAGCGTATTCACAATCCATG GCCATTCGAGAGACAGCCATACAGTGCCTTGTTGCTATGTCGGAACTTCCCCACACGAGAATTTATCCATTGAAAACTCAG GTTTTGCAATCGATATCAAAAGCACTGGACGATCCCAAGCGAATAATTCGTCAAGAAGCTGTCAGATGTCGAAGTGCTTG GGCCTCAGTATAA
- the LOC140978291 gene encoding MMS19 nucleotide excision repair protein homolog isoform X3 — protein sequence MGDSTECVKHIELYVNSSATSLQQEASVNAIATLLKNDMLNIETLVREMEMYLTTTDHIIRSRGILLLAEVLAKLTSKPLTDTSIHSLIGFFSERLADWKASRGAIVGCLALLGRKKEVGMVTDSEAKAVALSYLQNLQVQALGQHDRKLSFRLMECILDDYACAIRDLGDVLLYGICEAIDEEKDPDCLVLVFHIIESLAKLYPDPSGPLSKFAQDLFEILGSYFPIHFTHRKGEDDDNKREELSRALLLAFASTPLFEPFSMPLLLEKLSSSLPSAKVESFRYISYCTTQYGSERMVKYAQALWSSVKEATFISPQSTVSAESELMGGMGFQDNDMMTQAFVLLQEVMQQDIIFTNLVLSDKDINIFVNSLIESADFGDISLLLRQKLHAAGHILSVCAKSSAASCNKVFESYFPLLMNALGISPAKPSQKSYLDDDCSLFKLNFGALYLCTEFLGACRCLTVSFDNFTLVSDFANQTWCAMLHRFSGPLMKGFISFLGSNIVDGGHNAFVYLCVKGLQTLSTFPESFVPVSKPLYDCSLLMLVSIVTSEINKTFSWTSALKALVEIGLFIDKCPDSGRASSYKSTVVEKIVFLISSGDITTSSSLKLQAAYDIGATRKEFMVRIVQGLDEAIAVHFSAAYELGNLESDKLATKLLDTYSNKVLPWFLETGDSEEIPIKFALGIWANIENSRCINPRPPNNASNLLGATMTAMKKAVGCCTVEGQEMIINKSYELLLESNCFESMGFQSDNCSSKLKGLQQNHNFGSSTYRYEWLISLFASVVIALRPQTCIPNGKMMVQLFISAILNGHVSSAHALSALVNKLPSKITGINSFRSISLEEVLDMIFGSFFRTSSNGSMSGNDGHEINFSGLKLDTLRIQSAKSNVVIGLAWIGKALLMRGHVKVKDITMTLLDLLMLDGNIGDSNQLQEWTEVCDEEYVPQLMKCAADSFHIIMSDSEECLNRRYHAVIRPLYKQRFFSSVIPILSSLVVKSESSSVRSMLYRAFAHVVSDAPLTAILSEAKKLIPILLDCLSILSMDVLDKDIIYNMLLVVSGLLTDRNEEVVIGNAPRIINQLIDLTAYSQSMAIRETAIQCLVAMSELPHTRIYPLKTQVLQSISKALDDPKRIIRQEAVRCRSAWASV from the exons ATGGGTGATTCAACCGAGTGTGTTAAGCATATCGAGTTGTACGTCAACTCCTCCGCGACTTCGCTTCAACAG GAAGCAAGTGTCAATGCAATTGCTACGCTGCTGAAAAATGATATGTTGAACATAGAAACACTT GTCAGGGAGATGGAGATGTATTTGACTACTACAGACCATATTATCCGTTCTCGTG GAATTCTCCTCCTGGCTGAAGTTTTGGCAAAACTAACATCGAAGCCCCTAACTGATACTTCAATACATAGTCTGATAGGATTCTTCTCTGAAAGATTG GCAGATTGGAAAGCATCGCGTGGAGCAATTGTTGGTTGCTTGGCATTGTTGGGGAGAAAAAAGGAAGTTGGTATGGTAACTGATAGTGAAGCAAAGGCTGTGGCTCTCTCTTATCTCCAGAATCTGCAGGTGCAGGCATTGGGACAGCATGACAGGAAG CTAAGCTTCCGACTTATGGAATGTATATTAGATGATTATGCTTGTGCAATTAGGGATTTG GGAGATGTGCTTCTTTACGGAATCTGTGAAGCTATTGATGAGGAAAAAGATCCTGATTGCTTGGTGCTCGTGTTTCATATAATTGAAAGTCTCGCCAAACTATATCCCGATCCATCTGGCCCTCTATCAAAATTTGCACAGGATTTGTTCGAAATTTTGGGAAGTTACTTTCCCATCCATTTTACACAT CGGAAAGGTGAGGATGATGATAATAAGAGAGAGGAGCTTTCAAGGGCATTATTG CTGGCATTTGCTTCTACACCCCTTTTCGAACCATTCTCTATGCCCTTGCTATTAGAGAAATTATCTTCATCTCTGCCATCAGCTAAG GTGGAGTCATTTAGGTATATAAGCTATTGCACAACACAATATGGATCAGAGAGAATGGTCAAATATGCTCAAGCTCTTTGGTCTTCTGTAAAAGAAGCTACATTTATTTCACCTCAATCTACTGTTTCCGCGGAGTCTGAATTGATGGGTGGAATGGGATTTCAGGACAATGATATGATGACGCAGGCTTTTGTACTACTGCAAGAGGTTATGCAGCAAGACATTATATTTACTAACTTAGTTCTGAGTGATAAAGACATCAACATATTTGTGAACTCCCTGATTGAGTCTGCGGATTTCGGTGACATTTCTTTACTTCTCAGGCAGAAATTACATGCAGCTGGTCATATTCTGTCAGTTTGTGCTAAATCCTCGGCTGCATCGTGCAATAAGGTCTTCGAGAGTTATTTTCCTCTCCTGATGAATGCTTTAGGGATTTCCCCGGCTAAACCATCTCAAAAGAGCTACTTAGACGATGATTGTTCTCTTTTCAAACTTAATTTTGGAGCCCTCTATCTCTGTACTGAATTTCTAGGTGCATGCAGATGTCTGACAGTATCCTTCGATAATTTCACCTTGGTTTCTGATTTTGCCAATCAGACATGGTGTGCAATGCTTCACAGATTCTCTGGGCCACTAATGAAGGGATTCATTTCTTTCTTAGGATCAAATATTGTTGACGGTGGACATAATGCCTTTGTATATCTTTGCG TGAAGGGTTTGCAAACTCTGTCCACTTTTCCAGAAAGCTTTGTCCCAGTATCCAAGCCCTTGTATGACTGTAGTTTGTTGATGTTGGTATCAATTGTTACTTCTGAGATCAATAAGACATTCTCGTGGACTTCAGCTTTGAAGGCACTGGTGGAGATTGGCTTGTTTATTGATAAATGTCCAGACTCTGGGAGAGCTTCATCCTATAAGAGTACTGTTGTCGAGAAGATTGTTTTCCTGATATCTTCTGGTGATATAACTACTTCTTCATCACTTAAATTGCAAGCAGCCTATGACATAGGAGCAACAAGGAAAGAATTTATGGTCAGAATTGTTCAAGGGTTGGATGAGGCCATAGCTGTCCATTTTTCTGCAGCTTAT GAACTTGGGAATCTTGAGTCCGATAAGTTGGCGACCAAGCTTCTTGATACTTATTCTAATAAGGTGCTTCCATG GTTTCTTGAAACCGGGGATTCTGAGGAAATTCCAATTAAGTTTGCGCTCGGTATCTGGGCCAACATCGAAAATAGTAGGTGTATCAACCCCAGACCTCCAAACAATGCAAGT AATCTTCTTGGTGCAACCATGACGGCAATGAAGAAGGCTGTTGGGTGCTGTACAGTGGAAGGCCAGGAGATGATTATAAATAAATCTTATGAACTACTCCTTGAAAGCAACTGTTTTGAGTCAATGGGATTCCAATCTGACAATTGTTCCTCAAAATTGAAAGGGCTCCAGCAAAATCACAATTTTGGCTCTTCCACATATAGATATGAATGGCTCATTTCCTTATTTGCTTCAGTTGTTATAGCCCTCCGTCCTCAGACGTGCATACCAAATGGAAAAATGATGGTGCAGCTATTCATCTCAGCCATCCTCAATGGCCATGTTTCATCAGCTCATGCTTTGAGTGCTTTAGTTAATAAACTACCTTCAAAAATCACAGGAATAAATTCGTTTAGAAGCATCAGCCTGGAAGAGGTCTTGGACATGATATTTGGTAGTTTCTTCAGGACTTCCAGCAATGGCAGTATGTCTGGAAATGATGGACATGAAATTAATTTTAGTGGTTTGAAACTAGATACTTTAAGGATTCAGTCAGCTAAAAGTAATGTTGTGATTGGGTTAGCATGGATTGGTAAAGCGTTACTAATGAGGGGCCATGTGAAGGTAAAAGATATAACAATGACTTTGTTAGATCTATTGATGTTGGATGGCAACATTGGGGACTCAAACCAGTTGCAGGAATGGACTGAAGTTTGTGATGAGGAATATGTTCCTCAGCTGATGAAGTGTGCGGCAGATTCATTTCATATTATCATGAGTGATTCCGAAGAATGTTTGAATCGAAGATATCACGCAGTCATACGACCTCTCTACAAGCAGCGGTTTTTCAGTTCCGTGATACCCATATTATCGTCCTTGGTTGTAAAATCTGAGTCATCATCTGTTAG ATCAATGCTATATCGAGCATTTGCACATGTTGTGTCAGATGCTCCCCTGACGGCTATTCTCAGTGAAGCCAAAAAG CTGATTCCTATATTGTTGGATTGCTTGTCCATCTTGAGCATGGATGTTCTGGATAAGGATATTATCTACAACATGTTACTAGTTGTATCTGGATTATTGACAGACAGAAATG AAGAAGTTGTCATCGGAAATGCACCAAGAATAATCAATCAACTTATTGATCTTACAGCGTATTCACAATCCATG GCCATTCGAGAGACAGCCATACAGTGCCTTGTTGCTATGTCGGAACTTCCCCACACGAGAATTTATCCATTGAAAACTCAG GTTTTGCAATCGATATCAAAAGCACTGGACGATCCCAAGCGAATAATTCGTCAAGAAGCTGTCAGATGTCGAAGTGCTTG GGCCTCAGTATAA
- the LOC140978291 gene encoding MMS19 nucleotide excision repair protein homolog isoform X1 produces MGDSTECVKHIELYVNSSATSLQQEASVNAIATLLKNDMLNIETLVREMEMYLTTTDHIIRSRGILLLAEVLAKLTSKPLTDTSIHSLIGFFSERLADWKASRGAIVGCLALLGRKKEVGMVTDSEAKAVALSYLQNLQVQALGQHDRKLSFRLMECILDDYACAIRDLGDVLLYGICEAIDEEKDPDCLVLVFHIIESLAKLYPDPSGPLSKFAQDLFEILGSYFPIHFTHRKGEDDDNKREELSRALLLAFASTPLFEPFSMPLLLEKLSSSLPSAKVESFRYISYCTTQYGSERMVKYAQALWSSVKEATFISPQSTVSAESELMGGMGFQDNDMMTQAFVLLQEVMQQDIIFTNLVLSDKDINIFVNSLIESADFGDISLLLRQKLHAAGHILSVCAKSSAASCNKVFESYFPLLMNALGISPAKPSQKSYLDDDCSLFKLNFGALYLCTEFLGACRCLTVSFDNFTLVSDFANQTWCAMLHRFSGPLMKGFISFLGSNIVDGGHNAFVYLCVKGLQTLSTFPESFVPVSKPLYDCSLLMLVSIVTSEINKTFSWTSALKALVEIGLFIDKCPDSGRASSYKSTVVEKIVFLISSGDITTSSSLKLQAAYDIGATRKEFMVRIVQGLDEAIAVHFSAAYELGNLESDKLATKLLDTYSNKVLPWFLETGDSEEIPIKFALGIWANIENSRCINPRPPNNASNLLGATMTAMKKAVGCCTVEGQEMIINKSYELLLESNCFESMGFQSDNCSSKLKGLQQNHNFGSSTYRYEWLISLFASVVIALRPQTCIPNGKMMVQLFISAILNGHVSSAHALSALVNKLPSKITGINSFRSISLEEVLDMIFGSFFRTSSNGSMSGNDGHEINFSGLKLDTLRIQSAKSNVVIGLAWIGKALLMRGHVKVKDITMTLLDLLMLDGNIGDSNQLQEWTEVCDEEYVPQLMKCAADSFHIIMSDSEECLNRRYHAVIRPLYKQRFFSSVIPILSSLVVKSESSSVRSMLYRAFAHVVSDAPLTAILSEAKKLIPILLDCLSILSMDVLDKDIIYNMLLVVSGLLTDRNGEEVVIGNAPRIINQLIDLTAYSQSMAIRETAIQCLVAMSELPHTRIYPLKTQVLQSISKALDDPKRIIRQEAVRCRSAWYVIS; encoded by the exons ATGGGTGATTCAACCGAGTGTGTTAAGCATATCGAGTTGTACGTCAACTCCTCCGCGACTTCGCTTCAACAG GAAGCAAGTGTCAATGCAATTGCTACGCTGCTGAAAAATGATATGTTGAACATAGAAACACTT GTCAGGGAGATGGAGATGTATTTGACTACTACAGACCATATTATCCGTTCTCGTG GAATTCTCCTCCTGGCTGAAGTTTTGGCAAAACTAACATCGAAGCCCCTAACTGATACTTCAATACATAGTCTGATAGGATTCTTCTCTGAAAGATTG GCAGATTGGAAAGCATCGCGTGGAGCAATTGTTGGTTGCTTGGCATTGTTGGGGAGAAAAAAGGAAGTTGGTATGGTAACTGATAGTGAAGCAAAGGCTGTGGCTCTCTCTTATCTCCAGAATCTGCAGGTGCAGGCATTGGGACAGCATGACAGGAAG CTAAGCTTCCGACTTATGGAATGTATATTAGATGATTATGCTTGTGCAATTAGGGATTTG GGAGATGTGCTTCTTTACGGAATCTGTGAAGCTATTGATGAGGAAAAAGATCCTGATTGCTTGGTGCTCGTGTTTCATATAATTGAAAGTCTCGCCAAACTATATCCCGATCCATCTGGCCCTCTATCAAAATTTGCACAGGATTTGTTCGAAATTTTGGGAAGTTACTTTCCCATCCATTTTACACAT CGGAAAGGTGAGGATGATGATAATAAGAGAGAGGAGCTTTCAAGGGCATTATTG CTGGCATTTGCTTCTACACCCCTTTTCGAACCATTCTCTATGCCCTTGCTATTAGAGAAATTATCTTCATCTCTGCCATCAGCTAAG GTGGAGTCATTTAGGTATATAAGCTATTGCACAACACAATATGGATCAGAGAGAATGGTCAAATATGCTCAAGCTCTTTGGTCTTCTGTAAAAGAAGCTACATTTATTTCACCTCAATCTACTGTTTCCGCGGAGTCTGAATTGATGGGTGGAATGGGATTTCAGGACAATGATATGATGACGCAGGCTTTTGTACTACTGCAAGAGGTTATGCAGCAAGACATTATATTTACTAACTTAGTTCTGAGTGATAAAGACATCAACATATTTGTGAACTCCCTGATTGAGTCTGCGGATTTCGGTGACATTTCTTTACTTCTCAGGCAGAAATTACATGCAGCTGGTCATATTCTGTCAGTTTGTGCTAAATCCTCGGCTGCATCGTGCAATAAGGTCTTCGAGAGTTATTTTCCTCTCCTGATGAATGCTTTAGGGATTTCCCCGGCTAAACCATCTCAAAAGAGCTACTTAGACGATGATTGTTCTCTTTTCAAACTTAATTTTGGAGCCCTCTATCTCTGTACTGAATTTCTAGGTGCATGCAGATGTCTGACAGTATCCTTCGATAATTTCACCTTGGTTTCTGATTTTGCCAATCAGACATGGTGTGCAATGCTTCACAGATTCTCTGGGCCACTAATGAAGGGATTCATTTCTTTCTTAGGATCAAATATTGTTGACGGTGGACATAATGCCTTTGTATATCTTTGCG TGAAGGGTTTGCAAACTCTGTCCACTTTTCCAGAAAGCTTTGTCCCAGTATCCAAGCCCTTGTATGACTGTAGTTTGTTGATGTTGGTATCAATTGTTACTTCTGAGATCAATAAGACATTCTCGTGGACTTCAGCTTTGAAGGCACTGGTGGAGATTGGCTTGTTTATTGATAAATGTCCAGACTCTGGGAGAGCTTCATCCTATAAGAGTACTGTTGTCGAGAAGATTGTTTTCCTGATATCTTCTGGTGATATAACTACTTCTTCATCACTTAAATTGCAAGCAGCCTATGACATAGGAGCAACAAGGAAAGAATTTATGGTCAGAATTGTTCAAGGGTTGGATGAGGCCATAGCTGTCCATTTTTCTGCAGCTTAT GAACTTGGGAATCTTGAGTCCGATAAGTTGGCGACCAAGCTTCTTGATACTTATTCTAATAAGGTGCTTCCATG GTTTCTTGAAACCGGGGATTCTGAGGAAATTCCAATTAAGTTTGCGCTCGGTATCTGGGCCAACATCGAAAATAGTAGGTGTATCAACCCCAGACCTCCAAACAATGCAAGT AATCTTCTTGGTGCAACCATGACGGCAATGAAGAAGGCTGTTGGGTGCTGTACAGTGGAAGGCCAGGAGATGATTATAAATAAATCTTATGAACTACTCCTTGAAAGCAACTGTTTTGAGTCAATGGGATTCCAATCTGACAATTGTTCCTCAAAATTGAAAGGGCTCCAGCAAAATCACAATTTTGGCTCTTCCACATATAGATATGAATGGCTCATTTCCTTATTTGCTTCAGTTGTTATAGCCCTCCGTCCTCAGACGTGCATACCAAATGGAAAAATGATGGTGCAGCTATTCATCTCAGCCATCCTCAATGGCCATGTTTCATCAGCTCATGCTTTGAGTGCTTTAGTTAATAAACTACCTTCAAAAATCACAGGAATAAATTCGTTTAGAAGCATCAGCCTGGAAGAGGTCTTGGACATGATATTTGGTAGTTTCTTCAGGACTTCCAGCAATGGCAGTATGTCTGGAAATGATGGACATGAAATTAATTTTAGTGGTTTGAAACTAGATACTTTAAGGATTCAGTCAGCTAAAAGTAATGTTGTGATTGGGTTAGCATGGATTGGTAAAGCGTTACTAATGAGGGGCCATGTGAAGGTAAAAGATATAACAATGACTTTGTTAGATCTATTGATGTTGGATGGCAACATTGGGGACTCAAACCAGTTGCAGGAATGGACTGAAGTTTGTGATGAGGAATATGTTCCTCAGCTGATGAAGTGTGCGGCAGATTCATTTCATATTATCATGAGTGATTCCGAAGAATGTTTGAATCGAAGATATCACGCAGTCATACGACCTCTCTACAAGCAGCGGTTTTTCAGTTCCGTGATACCCATATTATCGTCCTTGGTTGTAAAATCTGAGTCATCATCTGTTAG ATCAATGCTATATCGAGCATTTGCACATGTTGTGTCAGATGCTCCCCTGACGGCTATTCTCAGTGAAGCCAAAAAG CTGATTCCTATATTGTTGGATTGCTTGTCCATCTTGAGCATGGATGTTCTGGATAAGGATATTATCTACAACATGTTACTAGTTGTATCTGGATTATTGACAGACAGAAATG GAGAAGAAGTTGTCATCGGAAATGCACCAAGAATAATCAATCAACTTATTGATCTTACAGCGTATTCACAATCCATG GCCATTCGAGAGACAGCCATACAGTGCCTTGTTGCTATGTCGGAACTTCCCCACACGAGAATTTATCCATTGAAAACTCAG GTTTTGCAATCGATATCAAAAGCACTGGACGATCCCAAGCGAATAATTCGTCAAGAAGCTGTCAGATGTCGAAGTGCTTGGTATGTTATTTCTTAG